The Mycetohabitans endofungorum genome contains a region encoding:
- a CDS encoding SpvB/TcaC N-terminal domain-containing protein, with the protein MDSTVSIQTPSLPKGGGAIQGLGESLNLGGPSGTASLTLPLPISAGRGYAPALTLAYSSGNGNGPFGIGWDVGLSAIRRRTSRGVPQYDGTDTFIGPDGEVLEPERDTSGNIQITQYSTFRDKPLNATFTVTRYYPRIEGAFHRIERWQKQDVDFWLIHSADGQLHCLGKTGQARIADAAYPNARIAQWQIEESLSPTGEHIRYVYESAQSAGIVDNDGRDTKANRYLTRVHYGNQAAYDGLYTWADLYRNTEDQPQDSINWLFTLAFDYGQRGIDARIPPSFDDKSQAWPPRLDPFSHYRYGFEVRTHYLCRQVLMFHHFGPEQGEPNTLVSRLLLEYDETPIMSCLQAAQRLAYEPQTSALQELPPLELGYTAFAPLPAAPEWQPWPMPEGPNQSPYQLVDLYGEGLPGMLYRAGTDWRYRPPVRDAQKPKQPDAVTYDAWQSLSQVPALQGQHATLIDINGDGRLEWLVTPPGGPFGYYTLSADRNWSAFTPLTQWPIEYLHPQATLADLHGAGLPDLAMIGPKSVRLYTNQRTGFSTACTTPQDHAGSLPIRGRDETELVAFSDVLGSGQGHLVSVRHDQLTCWPNLGNGRFGAPLTLRSSQPFDAEQTFDPRRVFLVDVDGSGAADLVYAQPNCLRLFFNESGNRFAEPIELKWPDGVHYDDLSQLSFADVTGQGTTSVILSQLYSGPDLAPQHWRYDFAPAKPYLLNAVDNNRGAQTTFEYRSSAQEWLDEKQELKNEVLSFPYPVHVTSRLLGVVDNDEDAQTTFEYRSSTQEWLDEKQARKNGMPGLPFPVHVVSRITHTDAITGKQLTQCHRYRKGFYDGREREFRGFGYVESIDSAPASATHGNDDVQPPPLQTRSWYHTGQQNDENSLYGAPYKDSSAFTVGATWLTCFDGHQDVDLVPSPEQTWWLYRALKGHLLRQEVYGLGQAGHAFTPYSVSVSRYQVREQQSTPTSGHSSAVPVALPLALEHTTYTYERIALDPVVSQSVQLQYDAYGYPTCSVTIQYPRRLQSIDSSNNPYADTALPSISLSSIFDPQQQVLRLQEHRSAYLHQDKPDTWRIGLPHQARQNALAFSSAQVPPGGLYRENLGTLLGADQPRVLIGQNVVHYTAGLPDVVKLVAYHETAVLDQDSVKAYADSQFGETIETLLQGQGGYCKGQYVLSVPGQDEARTAPLWVSQHSLTTYAPPDQFYRPITQQSTKLTGVTTYTYDRYNCCLIQTKDALQNEVQAEYDYRFLAPKSIIDINNNVHEVQFDALGRVIGSTFYGEELGGSDGSQPTKVGFESVSKAPVSAGWTVTEAIATALKKEAQQFEGAGEPAQLLAAISVYDALSWMGNACELSINGQKIKETNLWQTLIALRFITVSGAVRARGWQWAESDDTVEGLSEDLRRLLKALPRWPAHGATLTADAYPPIESQPKVKQQIHIIVAYTDGFGRALQTATRVPAGNAWQRTGDGELAAETDSKTPVCAPANPRWSVTGRIEYNNKGQPMRVYQPYFINDWHYVADRALRAGGYADTHCYDALGREVRVVTAKGYERRNHYFPWFTIAEDENDTGVLPAPEEELRDA; encoded by the coding sequence ATGGATTCGACTGTTTCCATCCAGACTCCGTCTTTACCCAAAGGAGGCGGAGCCATTCAAGGCCTGGGCGAGTCCCTGAATCTAGGCGGCCCCAGCGGCACCGCTTCGCTGACGCTGCCCTTGCCGATTTCTGCGGGCCGGGGTTACGCACCCGCACTGACCCTCGCGTACAGCAGCGGCAATGGCAATGGGCCGTTTGGTATTGGCTGGGACGTGGGGTTGAGTGCGATCCGCCGCCGTACCAGTCGAGGCGTGCCCCAGTACGATGGCACCGACACGTTCATTGGGCCGGACGGCGAAGTGCTGGAGCCGGAACGGGATACGTCCGGCAACATTCAAATCACCCAATATTCCACATTTCGAGATAAGCCGCTCAATGCGACTTTCACGGTGACACGCTATTATCCGCGCATCGAGGGCGCATTTCATCGCATTGAGCGCTGGCAGAAACAAGACGTGGACTTTTGGCTAATCCACAGCGCCGACGGTCAACTACACTGTTTGGGCAAAACCGGCCAGGCGCGTATCGCTGACGCCGCTTACCCCAATGCGCGGATTGCTCAGTGGCAGATTGAAGAATCGCTGTCGCCTACCGGCGAACATATCCGTTACGTGTACGAAAGCGCTCAATCGGCCGGGATCGTGGATAATGATGGGCGCGATACCAAAGCAAATCGGTATTTAACACGCGTGCATTATGGAAACCAGGCTGCTTACGATGGCTTATACACGTGGGCCGATTTATACCGCAACACGGAAGACCAGCCACAAGACAGTATCAACTGGCTCTTTACGCTAGCGTTCGATTATGGCCAGCGCGGCATAGACGCACGCATCCCACCGTCGTTTGACGACAAAAGCCAAGCCTGGCCACCTCGGCTAGATCCTTTTTCGCACTACCGCTATGGGTTTGAAGTGCGAACGCATTATTTGTGCCGCCAGGTGTTGATGTTTCATCATTTTGGGCCGGAACAAGGCGAGCCGAACACGCTGGTGAGCCGATTGTTGCTCGAATATGATGAAACGCCCATCATGAGTTGTTTGCAGGCCGCGCAGCGCTTGGCCTATGAGCCGCAAACATCTGCTTTACAAGAACTGCCGCCGCTGGAATTGGGCTACACGGCTTTTGCTCCTCTGCCTGCTGCGCCTGAATGGCAGCCATGGCCGATGCCAGAAGGACCAAACCAGTCTCCCTATCAGCTCGTGGACCTGTACGGTGAAGGGCTGCCCGGCATGCTGTATCGGGCCGGCACCGACTGGCGTTATCGTCCGCCGGTGCGAGATGCTCAAAAGCCAAAGCAGCCCGATGCCGTCACTTACGATGCTTGGCAGTCGTTGTCGCAGGTGCCTGCGCTGCAGGGGCAGCATGCGACGCTGATCGATATCAATGGCGATGGCCGGCTCGAATGGCTGGTGACGCCTCCAGGCGGGCCGTTTGGCTATTACACGTTGAGTGCAGATCGCAACTGGTCAGCTTTTACGCCGCTCACGCAATGGCCGATTGAATACCTGCACCCACAGGCAACACTGGCCGATTTGCATGGCGCGGGCCTGCCGGATTTGGCGATGATCGGGCCTAAAAGCGTGCGTCTGTATACCAACCAGCGCACTGGATTTAGCACCGCATGTACGACGCCACAGGATCACGCTGGTTCGCTACCGATTCGCGGGCGTGATGAGACTGAACTCGTTGCGTTTAGCGATGTGCTCGGCTCAGGCCAGGGGCATCTAGTTAGCGTGCGCCATGATCAGCTCACATGCTGGCCCAATTTAGGCAATGGTCGGTTCGGCGCGCCGTTGACGTTACGCAGCTCCCAACCGTTTGATGCAGAACAGACGTTTGACCCACGCCGGGTCTTCCTGGTGGATGTAGATGGCTCAGGCGCGGCTGATCTTGTGTATGCACAACCGAACTGTCTGCGCCTATTCTTTAACGAGTCCGGCAATCGGTTTGCTGAGCCAATCGAGCTTAAATGGCCGGATGGCGTGCACTACGATGATCTGAGTCAGCTCAGCTTCGCCGATGTGACGGGCCAAGGCACCACCAGCGTGATTCTGAGCCAATTATATTCGGGACCCGATCTCGCGCCGCAGCACTGGCGTTATGACTTCGCGCCAGCCAAGCCTTATTTGCTCAATGCGGTGGACAATAACCGAGGTGCCCAAACCACCTTTGAATATCGCAGCTCGGCGCAGGAATGGCTCGATGAAAAGCAGGAGCTAAAAAACGAGGTGCTTAGTTTTCCGTACCCAGTGCATGTTACCTCGCGTCTGCTCGGTGTGGTAGACAATGACGAAGACGCCCAGACCACCTTTGAATATCGCAGCTCGACGCAGGAATGGCTCGATGAGAAACAGGCGCGGAAAAATGGGATGCCCGGCTTGCCTTTTCCAGTGCATGTTGTCTCGCGCATCACCCATACGGACGCGATTACCGGCAAACAGTTGACGCAATGCCATCGCTATCGCAAAGGGTTCTATGACGGTCGGGAGCGAGAATTTCGCGGGTTCGGCTATGTGGAGAGCATCGATAGCGCGCCTGCGTCAGCCACTCACGGCAACGATGACGTGCAGCCGCCACCGTTGCAGACCCGGAGTTGGTATCACACTGGTCAGCAAAACGATGAAAACAGCTTGTATGGTGCGCCTTATAAAGACAGCTCGGCGTTCACGGTGGGAGCCACGTGGCTGACCTGCTTTGACGGTCACCAAGATGTTGACCTGGTCCCATCTCCCGAGCAGACATGGTGGTTATATCGGGCGCTGAAGGGTCACTTGTTGCGTCAGGAAGTCTACGGTCTGGGCCAAGCTGGCCACGCGTTCACACCTTACAGCGTCAGCGTATCGCGTTATCAAGTCAGAGAGCAGCAGTCAACACCGACGAGCGGGCACTCTTCGGCTGTGCCGGTTGCGTTGCCGTTGGCGCTGGAGCATACGACTTATACGTACGAGCGCATCGCGCTGGATCCGGTAGTCAGCCAAAGCGTGCAACTGCAGTACGATGCGTACGGGTATCCGACCTGCAGCGTCACGATTCAGTATCCGCGCCGATTACAGTCAATTGATTCGAGCAACAATCCTTATGCTGACACAGCGCTGCCATCGATCAGCTTAAGCAGCATTTTTGATCCGCAGCAACAGGTGTTGCGTCTGCAAGAGCACCGTAGTGCCTATCTGCATCAGGACAAGCCGGATACGTGGCGGATAGGGTTGCCACATCAAGCACGTCAAAATGCGCTGGCGTTTTCTTCAGCGCAGGTGCCGCCGGGCGGGCTGTATCGCGAGAACCTCGGTACCTTGCTGGGCGCTGATCAGCCGCGCGTGCTGATCGGCCAAAATGTGGTGCACTACACAGCGGGGCTGCCTGACGTCGTCAAACTGGTTGCGTATCACGAAACCGCGGTACTGGATCAGGACAGCGTCAAAGCCTACGCGGACAGCCAGTTTGGCGAAACAATTGAAACGCTGTTGCAAGGGCAAGGCGGGTATTGCAAGGGCCAATACGTGCTGTCCGTGCCCGGCCAAGATGAAGCGCGGACAGCACCATTGTGGGTCAGCCAACACAGCTTGACGACCTATGCGCCACCCGATCAATTCTATCGTCCGATTACGCAGCAAAGCACGAAGCTTACCGGCGTTACCACGTACACCTACGATCGGTATAACTGCTGTCTGATCCAGACGAAAGATGCGCTGCAAAACGAGGTACAAGCTGAATACGACTATCGTTTCCTGGCTCCGAAAAGCATTATTGATATCAATAACAATGTTCATGAAGTGCAGTTTGATGCGCTAGGCCGGGTGATCGGCAGCACCTTCTATGGTGAAGAGCTTGGCGGGTCGGATGGCTCTCAGCCCACTAAGGTCGGATTTGAGTCGGTCTCGAAAGCGCCCGTGTCGGCGGGCTGGACGGTGACTGAGGCCATCGCTACTGCGTTAAAAAAAGAAGCACAGCAGTTCGAAGGTGCAGGTGAGCCAGCGCAATTACTGGCCGCGATCAGCGTCTACGATGCATTAAGCTGGATGGGCAACGCGTGTGAGTTGTCGATCAACGGGCAGAAGATTAAAGAGACGAATCTTTGGCAAACGCTCATAGCGCTGCGCTTTATCACCGTATCCGGCGCGGTGCGTGCCCGAGGCTGGCAATGGGCGGAGTCGGATGACACTGTCGAAGGACTGTCCGAGGACCTGCGCCGTCTACTAAAGGCTTTGCCACGTTGGCCCGCCCACGGTGCGACATTAACCGCGGATGCATATCCGCCTATTGAGTCGCAGCCGAAGGTCAAGCAACAAATCCATATCATCGTCGCTTATACGGACGGCTTCGGGCGCGCGCTGCAAACTGCGACGCGCGTGCCAGCGGGTAATGCCTGGCAACGGACAGGCGACGGTGAACTGGCCGCTGAGACAGATTCCAAAACTCCCGTTTGTGCGCCAGCCAACCCCCGCTGGAGCGTGACGGGCCGGATCGAATACAACAACAAAGGTCAGCCGATGCGCGTGTACCAGCCGTATTTTATAAACGATTGGCACTATGTGGCGGACCGCGCGCTGCGTGCTGGTGGTTATGCCGATACGCATTGCTATGACGCGCTGGGGCGCGAGGTGCGGGTCGTGACAGCGAAAGGCTATGAGCGGCGCAACCATTATTTTCCGTGGTTCACGATTGCCGAGGATGAAAACGATACCGGCGTTCTGCCAGCGCCAGAAGAGGAGCTACGCGATGCCTGA
- a CDS encoding neuraminidase-like domain-containing protein → MLSKIEKQLNESQRDALITGYLTFVAPNLKDAAGLKIGDQQEQVTVEDLYEYLLIDPKVGDEVQTSRVAQAIASVQEYMTRIINGVEPGFQAVEPSVVKAWRETENQYAIWAASIDVQNYPENYISPTTRLEKSHYFKELETKLNQNQLDPDRVQNAALAYLNDFEAVSNLTVLSGYINQDDLSQAIYYFIGRTTTKPYRYYWRQMDLKKNRKDYQAKPVTPNCWSDWQPINLPLSGDNVLEHTVRPVFYNDRLFVAWVERDPTPQKGEDNKNTKKHAYRVVFGYKRYDGSWTAPNSTTLATRQDDDPVDGNDMQEFERAALMVDEKDSSFKLSDINLLATTDYSIDPAGVTESNPYGRLMLSVFVRNFISGSDKEKNVPDVYGYLYCDSAFNRRELMPLLKKQLFTSFKDKTDTKTLQYGIYQEEYVIEKVEPYGEHEEAPDGYNIHCSSRDDLGDWWKKISGLVETETGSTSRVYMKDSQTMRIEMALTDDFLNDFEFTRQETTLDSNTGYGFCRPGGYAGVTIRYHDNDSYTFEDTVFKYNPVLFSGGG, encoded by the coding sequence ATGCTATCAAAAATCGAGAAACAGCTGAATGAATCGCAGCGCGACGCGCTGATTACAGGCTACCTGACGTTTGTGGCACCGAACTTGAAAGACGCCGCCGGCCTAAAAATTGGCGACCAACAGGAACAGGTTACTGTCGAAGATTTGTATGAATATTTGTTAATCGATCCAAAAGTCGGCGATGAAGTTCAGACGAGCCGGGTCGCGCAGGCGATTGCGAGTGTGCAGGAGTATATGACGCGTATCATCAACGGTGTCGAGCCGGGATTTCAAGCAGTCGAGCCGTCAGTGGTTAAAGCTTGGCGCGAGACGGAGAACCAGTATGCGATTTGGGCCGCCAGCATAGATGTGCAGAACTACCCGGAAAATTATATTTCGCCGACCACGCGTCTGGAAAAAAGCCATTATTTTAAAGAGCTGGAGACGAAGCTGAATCAAAACCAGCTCGATCCGGACCGCGTACAAAATGCGGCGCTCGCATATCTGAACGACTTCGAGGCGGTCAGTAACTTGACTGTGCTTAGCGGTTACATCAATCAAGACGACTTAAGCCAAGCCATCTACTACTTTATCGGTCGGACCACAACCAAGCCGTACCGATATTACTGGCGGCAAATGGATTTGAAGAAGAATCGTAAAGACTACCAGGCGAAACCTGTTACGCCAAATTGCTGGAGCGACTGGCAGCCGATTAACTTACCACTCTCGGGTGATAATGTACTCGAGCATACGGTGCGGCCTGTATTTTACAACGATCGCTTATTTGTGGCGTGGGTTGAGCGCGACCCAACGCCGCAAAAAGGTGAGGATAATAAGAATACGAAAAAGCACGCCTATCGTGTAGTCTTCGGCTACAAGCGCTACGATGGCTCATGGACGGCGCCGAACAGCACGACCCTAGCGACTCGTCAAGACGACGATCCAGTTGATGGTAACGACATGCAGGAGTTCGAGCGTGCTGCACTAATGGTGGATGAAAAAGATTCATCATTTAAACTTAGTGACATTAATTTACTCGCGACGACTGATTACAGTATCGATCCGGCCGGCGTGACCGAAAGCAATCCGTACGGCCGACTGATGCTCAGTGTGTTCGTGCGAAATTTTATAAGCGGAAGCGATAAGGAAAAGAATGTCCCAGACGTATATGGCTATCTGTACTGTGATTCAGCCTTTAACCGTCGTGAATTGATGCCGCTGCTTAAAAAGCAGTTGTTCACCTCCTTTAAGGACAAGACCGACACGAAGACGCTGCAGTATGGGATTTACCAGGAAGAGTATGTAATCGAGAAGGTCGAACCCTACGGTGAGCATGAAGAGGCGCCCGATGGCTACAATATCCACTGCTCAAGTCGAGACGACCTTGGTGACTGGTGGAAAAAGATTTCGGGTCTTGTTGAGACGGAGACTGGTTCGACATCGCGCGTCTATATGAAGGACTCTCAGACGATGCGCATTGAGATGGCACTCACAGACGACTTTTTAAATGATTTTGAGTTCACTCGACAAGAAACTACTTTAGATAGTAATACGGGTTACGGTTTCTGTCGACCTGGCGGTTACGCGGGCGTGACTATACGCTATCATGATAACGATTCGTACACGTTTGAAGATACCGTATTTAAATATAATCCCGTTTTATTTTCTGGAGGGGGGTGA